The nucleotide window GCTTCGGGATCGTTTTCGAACAGTCAGAAACTTCGGATGTATCACAGCATTCATTACAATTGGATCCTGAGTCAAAGGGCTCCGGTGCATATCATCGCCGTCAGAGCCACTCCAGTGTGGGCACCCACACATCAAAGGCATCCACTACACATGGCaccggggaagatgatgaggtagAGACCATCCCGCGCAACTTCAGCCTCGCCTCGCAAGACCCGCTGTCTACCTTTGGTGGcactgatgatgatattttcACGGATGGCCTCAGCGAAGATCCATCCAAGCTACAAATTCAGCGCCGATACCGAAGCGCAGCTCAACTGCCCGCTGTTGTTCTGCATATACAAATGTCGTTACACCCGATCTCGCTGAGCTCTTACCTCAACCCACAACCAAGCACAAATACGGAGCACGACAAAACGCTCCCACGGCGCCACTGCTATCATCTGGTGCCTTCTCTAAAGCTAATGCTGGACATAATATCCGGTGTTGATTATCTGCATTCCAAGGACATTGTGCATCGCGATCTGAAGCCAGCTAATATCTTCCTTTGTGCTCCGGACAAGAAGCAATTGGATGGATGTTCGCCCTGTGCAAGCGCGCATGGACCGATCTATAGATATTGCCATCCTCGTATCGGTGATTTCGGTCTCGTCGCAGACATCTCGCACATCAACGATCGCCCTCCAGATGGTTCTTCGACACAGCCGCAAGACGCAGAGATCCACACCGTCGTGGGAACCGAATTCTACCGCCCACCTTTCCACGCCAGCAAGGCAGGAATGGCAGAACGGCCACGCCAGCATGGCAAACCAGCCTCCCTATACGTCATTGACGAGACCCTTGACGTATACGCGCTGGGTGTTATTTTGTTTGAACTGGTTTATCCACTCAATACTAAGATGGAGCGCCAGCTCGTTCTCACCGGGCTCACCCGAGGACCACCCGGGCAAACTTCAACCGGACCTATCTTCCCTGAAGACTTCTCACACAAGCTTCACATGGGCTCCATGACCCTTACTGATGGAACATCAGTAGCTGAGTATGTAATGACGTGCATAAAGGGCATGCTTGAGCCAGATCCGCAACAGCGCTGGCGCTCCCCGCAGATTAAGAAGTATTTGGAGAAGCTTCTTTCCCAGGTACAGGGCCTAAGCTAGACCAGTGGTCTGTAGCATGACTTCCGAGATTTGGAATGTGTCAAGGTAGAGAAGTGATCGATGGATCGATCGATTGGAATTGGCGAGGTGCACATGGTCAAGAACATACTGGAGAACTGGAAGTGGGTGACGATTAGTGTTGGCAAGGAAAAGAGATCATGTAAATTATCTAGAGGTAAGCATAGCGATGTGCTGAATTAGATTGACAGCATTTCCCTGCATGTTGTTACACAGACTATTGAATGTTGCGGGACTATTCTGTACAACGTAGACAGCGGCGAACTCCCCGACCGCCACAACCAGCAGGGCCTCGGCGATGCTCCGACCAGCCCGAGCCCCttctccaccgccgccaatTTGCGGGGGTTGCAGACCGAGCAGTTACATCTCTTCAATTCATGACTGTGTGGCTACTGCGTCACCCCGCAACGATGATATGCCGAAGCACGCGGGCGATCAGTTCCCCGACCGCGGGCGCTTTCCGTCCATACAATGGCGGTATATATCTCAGCCAAATCCATACCTTCACCCTTTCAATCCCTTGCGCGTGTCTTCCTTGTGCACGGCCTTCTACCCTACGCATTTTAGATTTCCATTGACCGCCATTGTCTGAGTGGTGAGATTCAGCATAACATCGGATCAACTGCAGGCTTCCATAGCATACTACTAGCTCCATCGGACAAGATGGCGAGGGAGAGGCAGTTGTCTGCACAGCAGATTTCTGAGCACAAGACGCCCGACGACTGCTGGATTGTGGTAGACAACCAGGTGTGGGATGTGACGGATTTCCTGGAAGAGCATCCGGGAGGATCGTCAAGTAAGATAGATCTCAGCGTCAAAGTTTACGACAACTAGAAATCGAGACTGACACGTCAACTCAAGTTATCCTGAAGTACGCCGGACGCGATGCCACCCAAGCATACTCTGAAGTTCATGCTCCCAGTGTCATCAAGTCACACCTATCACCAGAACGAAATATGGGAGTGCTGGATGAAGCGACAATCAATGAGGACTGGTTGAAGCAACCGCCCACTCAGAGCCCGCCCTTGCTTCTGGAGAATGAAAAGCCACCGCTAGACACCCTGATAAATTCCCATGATTTTGAGATGGTCGCCTCGAAGACCGCCAGTAAGAAAACATGGGCGTTCTATTCCAGTGCTTCGACTGACCTGATTACCCGGGATGCGAACAAGCTGTGCTTTGATCGTATATGGCTGCGACCGAGAATACTAAGAAATGTGCGATCAGTCGACACGAAGACCAACCTGCTTGGCATCAATACCGAGCTTCCGCTCTTCGTTAGCCCGGCAGCAATGGCGAAGCTCATCCACCCAGACGGCGAGCTGGGAATTGCAAAAGCTTGTGAGAACAAAGGCATCTTTCAAGGGGTATGCTCGTATTTCTTCCCCTCAATATTGCCATCACTGCTTTTCCATACTGAACTGCTATATAGGTCTCCAATAATTCCTCCTATCCCCTCGATGAGCTGTGCAGTGCTGCACCATCGGTTAATATGTTCTTTCAGCTGTACGTGAACCGCGATCGTGCAAAGTCCGctgctctcctccgccaatgCTCCACCAATCCCAACGTCAAAGCTATCTTCATCACGGTGGATGCCGCCTGGCCTGGGAAGCGGGAGGCAGATGAGCGCGTAAAAGCCGACGAAACATTATCGGTCCCGATGGCGCCATCCAAAGCAAAGAATGACAAAAAAGGTGGCGGTCTGGGACGAGTAATGGCAGGTTTCATTGATGCTGGACTGACCTGGGAGGATATGGCGTGGGTGCGACAGCATACCCATTTGCCCGTATGCCTAAAAGGTGTGATGTCCGCTGATGATGCGATCCTTGCTATGGAAGCTGGGCTCGACGGCATCCTGTTGAGCAACCATGGCGGGCGGAATCTCGACACTAGCCCACCCTCCATTGTCACTTTATTAGAGCTACACAAGCGGTGCCCGGAGATCTTCGATCGGATGGAGATTTACGTCGATGGTGGTATTCGGCGGGGAACTGACATTCTCAAAGCAGTGTGTCTGGGCGCAACAGCGGTTGGAATGGGACGCAGCATGCTGTTTGCAACTAACTATGGACAGGAGGGTGTGGAACATTTGATTGACAGTAAGTGTGCTCTTTATCCAGCTTCCTTTCCCTACACTTAGCCAATTTCTGCTTGCTAACAACTCTCACCGCCAGTCATGAGAGACGAGCTCGAGACAGCTATGCGCAATGTAGGAATCACTAGCCTCAACGAAGCTGGTCCTCACCTAGTCAACACCGGAGATATAGATCACCTGGTCCCCAGCTCAGCCAGCCATCCATACGCACGAATGGTAGCCAAAGGGCGACGTCCAATCGGACCCAAGCTATGATATCAATGATGAGTGTCAGCCATAAGCTTTTAGCCAGTTTGATAAATACAGAAACGCATCAGTGCCGCTTGATTAGTCGCAGAGTATCCCCATCCCAAGCCACGGACGTCAGGAATCCTGAATGGGTAGCTCGCGTCTGAAGATTCAATAGAAAAACAACTTCTTGAGTATGGTATCATTACGAAACAAGCTAAACAATGGCATTGATTCGAGTGGCACTGGTATAGAAGTGCAAGGAAAGTATGATATGATTATCTGCTTTCGCAAGTTTCTGTCATAACAGGCATGGGTTGATATCGAAAGGCGGGCATTACTAGTCTCCTCATTCATGAACATCTGGCCATTCATACACGGACCAAATACACATGCAGAATGGCTGCATTGCTATTCAAGAGATGTTTACACGGAGATTCAGCTCTTCATCGCCAGCAGTACTTGAAACGTCGGCAACTAAGCAAGTTGCGGATGAAGTCAAAGCCATAGCGGGAATTGCCTATACTCCGAAAGTACCGTTCATGAAGCTTTGTGAATTATCTCCAGGTTCGGAGCGCCACTCCCCACAGCTGACTCGATGTgcaaagaggaagacgactgGAGATCGAGGGAACCGGTGGAGCCGGGCCCGTTTTTGGGATCATCGACTTCCTGTCATCTCGCTTAGCCGCTGGCGTGTTTCTACCCGGCGCCAAACCCCAATCTATCTCCGGCATTTGACATCGACAGTTCCAACTTCATCTTATCCATTCGATTAATCTAGCTTTCGGCGCATCTACAGCTCGTATGATGGATCCGCCTTGCAGGCAGGGCGACTCGATCGACGACTGCGTGATTCTTCATGGTTCTACCAGTCTGCAGCCCCCATGACTTCTGAAACAGCGAATCTCCGAGCAACACCATCGAGCTGCCTCGGCCATAGATCCTTTCATCAAACTGGAACTGATCTGGAGATGACGGAAGCTTCGCTTAGCTTGAtcaatattaaagaaatttgGCAGAGCTGATCATCCGAGAAATGTTTAAATAGCATGAACGGCCCTCGCAATTATTCTTCACTGCAAGCAGATCGTTCTCTTTCCGACTCGCCAGtctttcattctttttctgAACTTCATTGATTGAAGTTCTTCCATTTTTTCGTCCTTCGTTAGATATTCCGCTGTGCGTGAATCCAATCAAAATGTCTCTTTCTAAGATCGCTGGAGTCCTGCTGGCCTCAGCTTCCCTTGTGGCCGGACATGGCTATGTGTCGAGCATCGAGGTGGATGGTACTAC belongs to Aspergillus luchuensis IFO 4308 DNA, chromosome 3, nearly complete sequence and includes:
- a CDS encoding FMN-dependent alpha-hydroxy acid dehydrogenase (COG:C;~EggNog:ENOG410Q4IX;~InterPro:IPR037458,IPR001199,IPR037396,IPR013785, IPR036400,IPR000262,IPR018506;~PFAM:PF00173,PF01070;~go_function: GO:0003824 - catalytic activity [Evidence IEA];~go_function: GO:0016491 - oxidoreductase activity [Evidence IEA];~go_function: GO:0020037 - heme binding [Evidence IEA]); this encodes MARERQLSAQQISEHKTPDDCWIVVDNQVWDVTDFLEEHPGGSSIILKYAGRDATQAYSEVHAPSVIKSHLSPERNMGVLDEATINEDWLKQPPTQSPPLLLENEKPPLDTLINSHDFEMVASKTASKKTWAFYSSASTDLITRDANKLCFDRIWLRPRILRNVRSVDTKTNLLGINTELPLFVSPAAMAKLIHPDGELGIAKACENKGIFQGVSNNSSYPLDELCSAAPSVNMFFQLYVNRDRAKSAALLRQCSTNPNVKAIFITVDAAWPGKREADERVKADETLSVPMAPSKAKNDKKGGGLGRVMAGFIDAGLTWEDMAWVRQHTHLPVCLKGVMSADDAILAMEAGLDGILLSNHGGRNLDTSPPSIVTLLELHKRCPEIFDRMEIYVDGGIRRGTDILKAVCLGATAVGMGRSMLFATNYGQEGVEHLIDIMRDELETAMRNVGITSLNEAGPHLVNTGDIDHLVPSSASHPYARMVAKGRRPIGPKL